Genomic segment of Apium graveolens cultivar Ventura unplaced genomic scaffold, ASM990537v1 ctg8190, whole genome shotgun sequence:
aaaggtcTCTAActggtgaacaatgacttacatgcttgattagccaaaatgtggaacaaaattaacttgtatgaaagtggcattaataggtggtaaaaggatgtcaaattggatgtatatgatgttaacatgtcaattgttgcatatatggtggaaagtgactcttatagggtgcaaagtgacttaatatggtgaagtgactaacatggttaattagaaccaaaatgtggaccaaaattgacttgtatgaatatggcactaagaggtggtaaaaggatttctaattgcgtgtacatgatgttaacatgttaattgtaccaatatatgatggcaagtgactcttataaggtgcaaagtgactctaatatggtgagaagtcacttacatgattgattagagccaaaatgtggccaaaattgacttgtaggaaaggtgtaccaagaggtggttaaaggatgtctaattgcatttacgtgatgttaatatgttaattgtatcaatatatggggcaagtgcttatagggtgtaaaggtactctaatatggtgaacaatgatacattcttgattagagccaaaatgtggaataaaattaacttgtatgaaagtggcattaataggtggttataggatgtcaaattggatgtatatgatgttagcatgtcaattgttgcatatatggtgaaaagtgactcttataaggggcaaagtgactctaatatggtgagaagtgactaacatggttaattagaaccaaaatatagaccaaaattgacttgtatgaatatggcactaagaggtggtaaaaggatttctaattgcatgtacatgatgttaacatgttaattgtaccaatatatgatggcaagtgactcttataccAAAAAAATGTTTCTCTCTCTAAAAATTTTCTCTGCCTTCTCTCTAGAAATTACTTAGCCTCTCTCTGTTAACCCTAGCCGCCACCTAATTATCAGTTTTTTTTCTTACATTCATCCACCAGATCTAAACATTTACTCACGAACCCATCTCATCTTCTTCACCTCTTTCACCTAAACACTATATTTCTTATATTCTATAATTTACTTTATTAGGTCTTGGTTTCTTGCTTCTGGTACAAATATGGATCATAATCTAGACTCTTCTGATGTGAACTTGCGGCTGTGGAAATATCAAGATTGTGGTTTTACTAGGTTTGAAGCAATGTATTTTCTTCAAAATGACAAGATTATTCAAGCAGATCGGGAGAAACGCTACGAGATTGTGCAAAGCATGGGTTTTTCGAGGACACAAGCAAAGAAAATTGTGGATGATAAAGATGATTTCGCTAAACTAAGAGACTCTACTCTCAAATTACTCAAGGAAGGGGATGATTTAATTCATAGCTTGAAAGATAAATATGGGGATACTATTTCGGACAATGGGTATATTGCTGCCACAAAAGAGGGGGTTTTGCAGGAAAGATTGAGTATTCTTATGGTCGTCTTAGCAAAGGATTCTCATTCTTCGAAGGAAGGGAAGTTCAAGGTCCTTCGCCTTCGAGGAGGAGCGGGTGTTGGTGAAGAGGGTGAAGTGGGTGATAATGGGCATAAAGTTGTGAGACTTAGAGGGAGTATGGCGTCTCAAGGTTCAGACTGTGACTCTGATGGGGTTCCGGGATTCATACAAGATTCTTTCGAGGAGGATAGTATGGAACTTCTTCGTGCTCGTAGAGAAGCAGAAGATTTTCCCATTCTTCTGCCTAGTATGGAGGCTAATGAGGTAGGTGTTCCTGGTTCTCTTTTGGGAGGGATTCCGGTGGAAAAAGTTGTAGCTGAAGATTGGGATAGTTCCGACGAGGATGAGATTCACCACGAAACTGCTCTAGAAGCTTTAGAGAAATTGACTGTCAGTAGAGCTACTAAGGCTGCGTTTGCGAGTAATAAGAACGAAAGAGATGAGCTTCTCAAAGCTACAGAGCAAAACTTGAAGCTTAGGGAAATTATTAAAAGGAATGGGATTTCTCTAGTTGATGCGGAAATCGAGATTTCGAAAGAGGATAGTAGCTTCAATGGTCCTTTTCAAGGCGCAGAAAAACAAATCTAGATAGGGATGAATTTGGGCTTCCTACTTCCTTTGTGAACAACAAAGATGTTTCTGCATCCAAGGTGTTCGATAAACCATGTGAACCAAAAGTAGGGCCTCGGAGCAAGGAAACTCGGGGGGAAGTTAGTGGCTCGGGTGTAAAGCAAATGGTAAATGATGAGAATCATAAAAGATCAGCTGAGATGAATTCAGGAAACATCCCCAGTTTTCCGAATAAATCATGGTCCAATATTGTAAAAGATAAGGCACCGGAGGTCAAGTTTGATTACATTCCTCTCCCAGAAGGGACCTCGGTTTTATCCCCCCCAGATGAAGTTCTTCGAAAAGGGAATGATAAATTCAAGATGTGCATGGTAGGGACTTTCTCTAAAGGTACCCATACACTATCCACTGTTAAGAAATTTGCTAAACGTTTTCTGGAGCCTCTAGGCATGACTGATGTCTTTCAAAAGGATGATTACACGTTCTTCTTCAAATTGAGGAGGGTAATGGCCTAAATAAAGCGGTATCCAGAGGTACCTGGTATGTGGAAAGAAGGCCTATGCTAGTTCGTCCTTGGTGCCCCAATCACACAGATAATCCTATATCCAGCATGCCTCTTTGGGTTAAGTTATCTAATATCCCGGATTGCTATTGGACTAAAGAGGGATTAAGTTCGTGGCTAGTGTTATAGGCCCTCCTTTAAGTGCTGACCAATTGACTTCGAAATTGGAAATTCTTCCTTTTGCAAGATTCTGTATCGAATATAACTTGGTGCACCTTTGCCAAATAAAATTCCGGTTACAGTTCTTGACCCGGTAACGGATGAGAAATCTACAGCTGAGGTTTTAGTCCATTATGCTGTGAAACCCCTATCATGCAGTGCTTGTAATTCTCTTGGTCACAACTTAGCCGCGTGTCCCAAGGCTCGGAAGATTTGGGTCCAAAAAGAGAAAGAGGAATTGGAGGATAAATCAGAGAAAGGGAGTGGCTCTGTTCCAGTTTCCATTGAGAAACCAGTAGAAAAGCCAGCAGATAATCCAGCAGATAATTCTCAGGTAGTTTCACCTACAGCCAATTTGGAAGGTAAACGAAAGGACAAGGAAATTTCTGAAGAAGGGGGTTGGACTGAGGTCTCCAGGCACTCAAAGCACTCTACTACCAGAAAATCTCTTCAGTCATCTCCAGGTTCAGCAACCCCGCCACTCAATTTTAAAAAACTAGTCTCAGTGGATGAAATAGAAGCAAGGAAAAGGCACAAATCCACCTCCTCGGATTTGAAGGGAGGTCGAGCTCGGAATCGTAAAGGGGAAGGTAACTCCCCAAACAATCCTAAGTAATCTTATGGGATTTGATTTTTGTTCGTACAATGTGAGAGGCCTAAATAAAAAATTAGGCTTCGTCAAAGATTTTGTAAATAGTAATAATATCTCTTTGATTGCCCTCCTGGAAACTCATGTCAAAATGGAAAATATGGGAAGAGTGACTTCTTTTGTTTCTCCGCATTTCGATTGGATCTCCAACCATGATTTTCATGACAATGGGCGTATTTTAATAGGATGGGATCCTCACTTGTGGAAAATCTCTGTTTTATGCAAATCTGCTCAGCATATAACAAGTAAAATTTGTAGAATTTCGAATAATGAGGAGTTTGTTATCTTTTATCTATGGGCACAACCTCTACACTCATCGACGGTCTCTATGGGAGGATCTTTTAGCTTTTGCAACAGATTTGACTATACCCTGGTGCTTAGCAGGGATTTTAATGTCTGCCTTGGTCCAACGGAATCAAACTCGGATAATACTAGATGGAGCACTGGAATGCTGGAGTTTCGGGATTTTTTAAACTCATCTGGGTTAACTGACTTGAGGTATAATGGCAACTTATTCACCTGGTGGGATAGCAGCTGTTATATTCCTGTTTTAAAAAAACTAGACAGAGTTCTGGTAAATAACTTTTGGTTATCTCATTACTCTATGTCTTCGCTCATTTTAGACCTAGGGGTTTGTCTGATCATAATCCGGCTTTTATAGACATGGGAGTTTCTTACACTGCCCCGAAAAAGCCTTTTCAGCTGTTTCTTCATTTTTTGGAGCATCCTGGATTTTTGGAATTAGTAAAGGAAGCATGGAGTAGTAACATTGTAGGGTATCCTTGGTTCAGAGTAACTAGTAAGCTCAAACTGGTTAAAGCAGCGGTTAAAGACCTAAACAGGAATGTGGGTAACTTGCACGAGTTGGTTATTGAAGCTAGGGAAAAGCTTCTTCGTTTTCAAGCCTC
This window contains:
- the LOC141704734 gene encoding uncharacterized protein LOC141704734, translating into MVNDENHKRSAEMNSGNIPSFPNKSWSNIVKDKAPEVKFDYIPLPEGTSVLSPPDEVLRKGNDKFKMCMVGTFSKVLDPVTDEKSTAEVLVHYAVKPLSCSACNSLGHNLAACPKARKIWVQKEKEELEDKSEKGSGSVPVSIEKPVEKPADNPADNSQVVSPTANLEGKRKDKEISEEGGWTEVSRHSKHSTTRKSLQSSPGSATPPLNFKKLVSVDEIEARKRHKSTSSDLKGGRARNRKGEGFVKDFVNSNNISLIALLETHVKMENMGRVTSFVSPHFDWISNHDFHDNGRILIGWDPHLWKISVLCKSAQHITSKICRISNNEEFVIFYLWAQPLHSSTVSMGGSFSFCNRFDYTLVLSRDFNVCLGPTESNSDNTRWSTGMLEFRDFLNSSGLTDLRPRGLSDHNPAFIDMGVSYTAPKKPFQLFLHFLEHPGFLELVKEAWSSNIVGYPWFRVTSKLKLVKAAVKDLNRNVGNLHELVIEAREKLLRFQASLPSCPSTDQFLEEERLSNVLEELLNREEILLKQKSRINWLEKGDRNNKFFLQSCKGRWNQNKILALDSNDFEHTSHAGISKVAVDYFSSILGNSVEVRDIPPDLQLPVLNVEQQQNLTKVFTQAEVLKTFQSLAKTKVQALMGFRMGFPALFINWIHTCLSSAMVSVKINGALEGKVSSNPDFSYHWRTSHADITHLIFADDVMLFSKGDEKSMKIMLDTISEFSLTSGLHPNASKAIVSS